TCAGGGCAAAAAGATCACCGATCCGCTGGTGTTGCTCCCGCCGGTTCAGCGCATCGAGCCGGGCGAGCAGAGCCAGATCAAGGTGCAATCCACCGCCGCGATCCAGCGTCTGCCTCAGGATCGGGAGTCGCTATTCTACTTCAACCTGCGCGAGATCCCGCCGAAAAGCACCAAACCAAACACCCTGCAGCTGGCGCTCCAGACGCGCATCAAGCTGTTTTATCGCCCGTCGGCCCTCGAAGTGAAGCGCACGGATTACGCCACGCCGTTCCAGGAACAGCTGACCCTGACGCGCGAAGGGGACACGTACCGCATCACCAATCCGACGCCATATTACATCTCGCTGGTGAATGCGTCGTCGACGCTGACCGGCAAAGCCGCGGCCGGATTTAAGCCGGTGATGGTTGAACCAAAAGGGCAGCTGGTTCTCGCGCCTGCCGCATCGGCACTGGGCGGCGCGCCGGTCCTGACCTATGTGAACGACTTTGGTGGACGAGCGAAGCTGGTCTTTAGCTGCGGCGGCAACGCGTGTAAAGCCGTCCCGCAGGAAAAGAAAAAGTAAGCGATTTCGGGAGGGCTGAATGAAATTCAGAGACTGGAAAAACGGAGGC
Above is a window of Lelliottia jeotgali DNA encoding:
- a CDS encoding pili chaperone protein; translation: MMIVRLHALAGIALAFSAVAHQANAAVALDRTRVIFDGAAKSVSLRITNENKTLPYLAQGWVEDPQGKKITDPLVLLPPVQRIEPGEQSQIKVQSTAAIQRLPQDRESLFYFNLREIPPKSTKPNTLQLALQTRIKLFYRPSALEVKRTDYATPFQEQLTLTREGDTYRITNPTPYYISLVNASSTLTGKAAAGFKPVMVEPKGQLVLAPAASALGGAPVLTYVNDFGGRAKLVFSCGGNACKAVPQEKKK